A part of Miscanthus floridulus cultivar M001 chromosome 6, ASM1932011v1, whole genome shotgun sequence genomic DNA contains:
- the LOC136458169 gene encoding universal stress protein A-like protein: protein METAAVAASGAGRRIMVAVDEGEESLHALNWCLANVVSPAGGDTLLLVHARRPRPVYAAMDSAGYMMTSDVLASVERHANAVSAAAVDKAKRVCADLPHVKVETMVESGDPRDVICDAADKMAPDLLVMGSHGYGFIQRAFLGSVSNHCAQNCKCPVLIVKRPKE, encoded by the exons ATGGAAactgccgccgtcgccgcctccgGTGCCGGGCGCCGCATCATGGTGGCCGTGGACGAGGGCGAGGAGAGCCTGCACGCGCTCAACTGGTGCCTCGCCAACGTCGTCTCCCCGGCAGGAGGCGACACGCTGCTGCTCGTCCACGCCCGCCGCCCGCGCCCGGTCTACGCCGCCATGGACAGCGCAG GGTACATGATGACCTCGGACGTGCTGGCGAGCGTCGAGAGGCACGCCAACGCCgtctcggcggcggcggtcgaCAAGGCCAAGCGCGTCTGCGCCGACCTCCCGCACGTCAAGGTGGAGACGATGGTGGAGAGCGGGGACCCGCGGGACGTCATCTGCGACGCCGCCGACAAGATGGCCCCGGACCTGCTCGTCATGGGCAGCCATGGTTACGGCTTCATCCAGAG GGCCTTCTTGGGCAGCGTCAGCAACCACTGCGCGCAGAACTGCAAATGTCCGGTCCTCATCGTCAAGAGGCCCAAGGAGTAG